From Streptomyces sp. NBC_00683, one genomic window encodes:
- a CDS encoding sulfatase-like hydrolase/transferase has protein sequence MNLLFLMTDQHRVDTLGCYGNPHVATPNLDRLAATGTRFDRFYTPTAICTPARASLLTGQAPFRHRLLANYERNVGYLEDLREDAFTFPDALRARDYRLGLIGKWHGGTHRNASSYGFEGPDLPGWHNPVDHPDYLAYLEERGLPPYRISEPVRGTAPGGNPGNLLAARLHQPVEATFEYYLATRAIEHLERYAAGGRPFFLATHFFGPHLPYLLPDAYYDLYDPALVELPPSMAETFEGKPPVQRNYSAHWAFDTIPIETTRKLIAVYWGYVTMIDEQIGRILTRLDELGLEDDTSVFFTADHGEFTGAHRLHDKGPAMYEDIYRIPGIVRIPGAPPQVRDELVGLTDCTATLLELAGCDTSPAVDSRSLVPLVRGEHPDWPGELVAEFHGHHFPYPQRMIRDDRYKLVVNPESVNELYDLEADPHELSNRYMHPECAAVRRRLMRRLYELLRERGDNFYHWMTSMYDIGASDHDPSLSAFETGGTTWTAPADPGGSLTETTLTETT, from the coding sequence GTGAACCTGCTGTTCCTCATGACGGACCAGCACCGGGTGGACACCCTCGGCTGCTACGGGAACCCGCATGTCGCCACACCGAACCTGGACCGGCTGGCGGCCACCGGGACGCGCTTCGACCGCTTCTACACGCCCACGGCGATCTGCACCCCCGCCCGGGCGAGCCTGCTCACCGGGCAGGCGCCGTTCCGCCACCGGCTGCTCGCCAACTACGAGCGAAACGTCGGCTATCTCGAGGACCTGCGCGAGGACGCCTTCACCTTCCCCGACGCGCTGCGCGCACGCGACTACCGGCTCGGGCTGATCGGGAAGTGGCACGGCGGCACCCACCGCAACGCCTCCTCGTACGGCTTCGAGGGCCCCGACCTGCCCGGCTGGCACAACCCCGTCGACCATCCGGACTACCTGGCGTACCTGGAGGAGCGCGGGCTGCCGCCGTACCGGATCTCCGAACCGGTACGGGGAACGGCTCCGGGAGGCAATCCGGGAAATCTGCTCGCCGCCCGGCTGCACCAGCCGGTGGAAGCGACGTTCGAGTACTACCTCGCCACCCGCGCCATCGAGCACCTGGAGCGGTACGCGGCCGGCGGCCGCCCCTTCTTCCTCGCGACCCACTTCTTCGGACCGCACCTGCCCTACCTGCTGCCCGACGCCTACTACGACCTCTACGATCCGGCTCTCGTCGAACTGCCGCCCTCGATGGCCGAGACCTTCGAGGGAAAGCCTCCGGTGCAGCGCAACTACAGCGCCCACTGGGCCTTCGACACCATCCCGATCGAGACCACCCGCAAGCTCATCGCGGTCTACTGGGGCTACGTCACCATGATCGACGAGCAGATCGGGCGCATACTGACCCGCCTGGACGAACTGGGGCTGGAGGACGACACCTCGGTGTTCTTCACCGCGGACCACGGGGAGTTCACCGGCGCGCACCGGCTGCACGACAAGGGGCCGGCCATGTACGAGGACATCTACCGCATCCCCGGCATCGTGCGGATCCCCGGTGCGCCCCCGCAGGTGAGGGACGAGCTGGTCGGTCTCACCGACTGCACGGCGACCCTGCTGGAACTGGCGGGCTGCGACACCTCGCCCGCGGTGGACAGCCGCAGCCTGGTTCCCCTGGTCCGCGGCGAGCACCCCGACTGGCCGGGGGAGCTCGTCGCCGAGTTCCACGGCCACCACTTCCCGTATCCGCAGCGGATGATCCGCGACGACCGCTACAAGCTCGTCGTCAATCCGGAGTCGGTCAACGAGCTGTACGACCTCGAAGCGGATCCGCACGAGCTCAGCAACCGGTACATGCATCCCGAATGCGCGGCGGTGCGACGCCGGTTGATGCGACGGCTGTACGAGCTGCTGCGTGAGCGCGGCGACAACTTCTACCACTGGATGACGTCGATGTACGACATCGGTGCCTCGGACCACGACCCCAGCCTCAGCGCCTTCGAGACCGGCGGCACGACCTGGACCGCGCCCGCGGATCCGGGCGGGAGCCTCACGGAGACCACACTCACGGAGACCACATGA
- a CDS encoding MerR family transcriptional regulator yields the protein MRIGDAAAAAGTTRRALRFYEERGLLPPPRRSTTGQREYGTRDVARVRVIRELLSLGLTVEDVRHCSDRLDLLVDGPPRSCAGFGEGGVESEGVAARRLAVLDAEIARLSRLREQLAARVTGRATVT from the coding sequence ATGCGGATCGGTGATGCTGCGGCGGCAGCGGGGACCACACGCAGAGCGTTGCGGTTCTACGAGGAGCGGGGACTGCTGCCACCGCCCAGACGCAGCACCACGGGCCAGCGCGAGTACGGGACGCGTGATGTCGCCAGGGTCCGCGTCATCCGTGAGCTGCTGTCGCTGGGGCTGACGGTCGAGGATGTGCGGCACTGCTCGGACCGCCTGGACCTGCTGGTCGACGGACCGCCCCGGTCCTGCGCCGGGTTCGGGGAAGGGGGAGTGGAGAGCGAGGGAGTGGCGGCGAGACGACTTGCCGTACTCGACGCGGAGATCGCCCGGCTGAGCCGGCTGCGGGAGCAGCTCGCGGCGCGGGTCACGGGGCGCGCGACCGTGACCTGA
- a CDS encoding aliphatic sulfonate ABC transporter substrate-binding protein: protein MRIPQRALTAATAVSVLALSVTGCSGDSSADSGQKVRFGYISDYNGASLLAIADKQGLWKEQGLSPEYKIFTNGPLQIQALGAGDLDFGYIGPGAMWLPASGKAKVVAINTLAHADRVIAQPGITSIADLKGKKVGVPEGTSGEMALNLALQKAGMTAKDIEKVPMDPSTVVSAFVSGQIDGAGLWYPLIDTIKKRKPGLQEVASTEDFTDKAFPTAFVGANGTGKGLTTKVVKVLQKANDWRAAHPDESIDVAASLLKIDRKAVAADARNVKTMSTAELVAATENGTVGSWLDGLGTFFVGTGQLEKAPSPETYYDGDLYTKAYGK, encoded by the coding sequence ATGCGTATACCTCAGCGCGCCCTGACGGCGGCCACCGCCGTGTCCGTCCTGGCACTCTCCGTGACCGGATGCTCCGGTGACTCCTCGGCCGACAGCGGGCAGAAGGTCCGCTTCGGCTACATCAGCGACTACAACGGCGCGAGTCTGCTGGCCATCGCCGACAAGCAGGGGCTGTGGAAGGAGCAGGGCCTGTCGCCCGAGTACAAGATCTTCACGAACGGCCCCCTGCAGATCCAGGCGCTCGGCGCGGGCGACCTGGACTTCGGTTACATCGGCCCCGGCGCGATGTGGCTCCCCGCGTCCGGCAAGGCGAAGGTCGTCGCGATCAACACGCTCGCCCATGCCGACCGCGTCATCGCCCAGCCCGGCATCACGTCCATCGCGGACCTCAAGGGCAAGAAGGTCGGCGTGCCCGAGGGGACGTCCGGGGAGATGGCGCTCAACCTCGCCCTGCAGAAGGCCGGAATGACGGCGAAGGACATCGAGAAGGTCCCGATGGATCCGTCCACCGTCGTCTCCGCGTTCGTGTCCGGACAGATCGACGGGGCCGGGCTCTGGTATCCCCTGATCGACACCATCAAGAAGCGGAAGCCCGGCCTCCAGGAGGTCGCGAGCACCGAGGACTTCACGGACAAGGCGTTCCCGACGGCGTTCGTCGGCGCCAACGGGACCGGGAAGGGGCTCACCACCAAGGTCGTCAAGGTCCTCCAGAAGGCCAACGACTGGCGTGCCGCGCACCCGGACGAGTCCATCGACGTCGCGGCCTCCCTGCTGAAGATCGACCGCAAGGCGGTGGCGGCCGATGCCCGGAACGTGAAGACCATGTCCACGGCCGAGCTGGTCGCCGCGACCGAGAACGGCACGGTGGGCTCCTGGCTGGACGGGCTCGGAACCTTCTTCGTCGGTACCGGGCAGCTCGAGAAGGCGCCGTCGCCGGAGACGTACTACGACGGCGACCTCTACACGAAGGCGTACGGCAAGTGA
- a CDS encoding DNA polymerase ligase N-terminal domain-containing protein — MNSDGARRFVVQIHDARRMHFDFRLELDGVLKSWAVPRGPSDNPRDKRLAVPTEDHPLEYREFEGVIPPDEQGSGTVIVWDQGTYRPLSHDAEGAPVPFGESLDRGHATFWLDGSKLHGEFTLTRFRIGNEGDTEGPEAWLLIKANDRQAVRDRPGTPDPYHARSARTGRTLHQVAAAERESAG; from the coding sequence GTGAACAGCGACGGCGCACGACGTTTCGTGGTGCAGATCCATGACGCCCGGCGGATGCACTTCGACTTCCGCCTCGAACTGGACGGCGTACTGAAGTCGTGGGCCGTTCCCCGCGGCCCGTCGGACAATCCGCGCGACAAGCGGCTGGCCGTGCCGACGGAGGACCACCCGCTGGAGTACCGCGAGTTCGAAGGAGTCATTCCACCCGACGAACAGGGCAGCGGCACCGTCATCGTCTGGGACCAGGGCACCTACCGCCCGCTCAGCCACGACGCCGAGGGCGCGCCCGTGCCGTTCGGCGAGTCCCTGGACCGCGGGCACGCCACGTTCTGGCTCGACGGGAGCAAACTGCACGGCGAATTCACGCTCACCCGTTTCCGCATCGGCAACGAGGGCGACACCGAGGGTCCCGAGGCCTGGCTGCTCATCAAGGCCAACGACCGGCAGGCCGTACGCGACAGGCCCGGCACACCCGACCCGTACCACGCCCGCTCGGCCCGCACCGGCCGGACGCTGCACCAGGTCGCCGCCGCGGAACGGGAGAGCGCCGGCTGA
- a CDS encoding MDR family NADP-dependent oxidoreductase — MTVRTSLPRTSREVRLAAVPEGLPRPEHFHVVETPLPQPGEGEVLVRNDCFQVFPALRTVIGGGVEGAPFPGVGPGDTLFGAAVGEVVANPGPGGPAVGERVSHYLGWREYAVVPAAGCTPLGDVLPDPVAHLSQGSLAYAALTRVAELRAGETVFVSGGAGAVGSMAGQTARLLGAGRVIGSTGSPEKAAVMRESLGYDAVVLRGPEGSLSARLAEAAPQGIDVFVDMVGGEQLRAAVGAARPGARFVLVGALSGQLSEQGSGTTAPVEIDSFQLVVKRISMTGISGLDHPEAHGEWNRRFGQWLRSGEITFPHVRIAGMDNAARALHEMIGGHHLGTVVVTL; from the coding sequence ATGACCGTTCGAACGTCCCTGCCCCGTACCTCCCGGGAAGTGCGGCTTGCCGCCGTGCCCGAAGGACTGCCGCGCCCGGAGCACTTCCACGTCGTGGAGACACCGCTGCCGCAGCCCGGGGAGGGCGAGGTGCTGGTGCGCAACGACTGCTTCCAGGTCTTTCCCGCCCTGCGTACCGTCATCGGCGGGGGAGTGGAAGGCGCACCCTTCCCGGGTGTGGGCCCCGGGGACACGCTGTTCGGCGCGGCCGTCGGAGAGGTCGTGGCGAACCCGGGCCCCGGCGGACCGGCCGTGGGCGAACGGGTCTCGCACTATCTCGGCTGGCGGGAGTACGCCGTGGTCCCCGCCGCAGGATGCACGCCGCTCGGTGACGTCCTGCCCGACCCGGTGGCGCACCTCTCCCAGGGTTCCCTGGCGTACGCGGCACTCACCCGGGTCGCGGAACTGCGGGCCGGTGAGACGGTGTTCGTGTCCGGCGGAGCCGGAGCGGTCGGATCCATGGCGGGACAGACCGCCCGGCTGCTCGGGGCCGGCCGCGTGATCGGCAGCACGGGTTCACCGGAGAAGGCCGCCGTGATGCGGGAGAGCCTGGGGTACGACGCGGTCGTGCTGAGGGGACCGGAGGGCTCCCTGTCCGCGCGGCTGGCCGAAGCGGCGCCCCAGGGCATCGATGTGTTCGTCGACATGGTCGGTGGGGAGCAGTTGCGGGCGGCCGTCGGGGCGGCGCGCCCGGGCGCCCGGTTCGTACTGGTCGGGGCGCTGTCGGGCCAGCTGTCCGAGCAGGGGAGCGGCACCACGGCCCCGGTCGAGATCGACTCGTTCCAGCTCGTCGTCAAGCGCATCTCGATGACCGGCATCAGCGGGCTGGACCACCCGGAGGCGCACGGGGAGTGGAACCGGAGGTTCGGGCAGTGGCTGCGTTCCGGAGAGATCACCTTCCCGCATGTGCGGATCGCGGGCATGGACAACGCCGCGCGGGCGTTGCACGAGATGATCGGCGGTCACCATCTCGGCACCGTCGTCGTCACGTTGTGA
- a CDS encoding ABC transporter permease yields MSSTEIPIEEAVPGQAARARRARTLRDKRSFLPALGLNLIALAVGVGAWALLARAGVQALPGPVAVADRAGELIADGTLPVDALASLRRVLTGFALGTLLAVPVGFLMGWYPVARGLLEPYVQFFRTVPPLALIPLAIVLLGIGEVPKVFVIFLAAFLSSVVAAFQGVVGVDRTLIDAARVLGARDGTVFVKVVVPASAPFILVGMRIGLGSAWGTLVAAELIAAQEGLGFRMQQAQLYYDLPTIFVGLITIGVLGLLMDRLLLLAERRLTRWQETR; encoded by the coding sequence ATGAGTTCCACGGAGATACCGATCGAGGAAGCCGTGCCCGGGCAGGCAGCCCGTGCCCGGCGGGCCCGTACCCTCCGCGACAAGCGCTCCTTCCTGCCTGCGCTCGGGCTCAATCTGATCGCACTGGCCGTCGGTGTGGGCGCCTGGGCCCTGCTGGCCCGTGCGGGTGTGCAGGCGCTCCCGGGCCCGGTCGCGGTCGCGGACCGGGCCGGCGAGCTGATCGCCGACGGCACGTTGCCGGTGGACGCCCTCGCGAGTCTGCGCCGGGTGCTGACGGGCTTCGCGCTGGGCACCCTGCTGGCCGTGCCCGTCGGCTTTCTGATGGGGTGGTACCCGGTGGCGCGCGGCCTGCTGGAGCCGTACGTCCAGTTCTTCCGTACGGTGCCGCCCCTGGCGCTGATTCCACTGGCGATCGTGCTGCTGGGCATCGGCGAGGTGCCCAAGGTGTTCGTGATCTTCCTGGCGGCTTTCCTGTCGAGCGTGGTGGCCGCCTTCCAGGGGGTCGTCGGCGTGGACCGCACGCTCATCGACGCGGCGCGGGTGCTCGGCGCGCGGGACGGGACCGTCTTCGTCAAGGTGGTCGTGCCGGCGTCAGCCCCGTTCATCCTCGTCGGGATGCGCATCGGGCTGGGATCGGCCTGGGGGACGCTCGTCGCCGCGGAGCTGATCGCCGCGCAGGAGGGTCTGGGCTTCCGGATGCAGCAGGCCCAGCTCTACTACGACCTCCCCACCATCTTCGTCGGGCTGATCACCATCGGAGTCCTCGGGCTGCTGATGGACCGTCTGCTGCTGCTCGCCGAACGTCGTCTCACCCGCTGGCAGGAGACCCGATGA
- a CDS encoding family 43 glycosylhydrolase — protein sequence MRRVRRTVRSRSVPPWAAAVAALLWLFTLATAPSHGAQNRPSAATTYTNPVSAGAVDTFPDPAMIRGKDGLWYAYGTQNPVLQSEGEDGERMLPILRSADMVTWEYAGEVFTPANKPAWHNGSRLWAPDVHYAFGLYYLYYSVPGRNTVGLATSAGPTGPWTDRGAVLPAPSGCPAGNIDQAQFTDTDGTPYLYWGSYDTICVARMNGDRTRTEGEVTQIARGRRVEGAFVVRRDDFYYLFYSDAGCCDGAYSGYQVKAGRSTSPTGPFVDDEGTDLMALTSKAGVVAGANGNRWIGPGHNAIQTDLSGQDWLVYHGIPSEAPDLAPASNGTLKLTRRPMLIDRLDWIDGWPVVRAGAGPSDGPTAAPVTAWAAGGTFNEGGLSGWRAEGSGTAGWSAATDPDARGHAVHAPAGSGTEAAYLVSGGRAPAALRAEADLRVTAAGGAAGVTVAHRDPGNRIVAWLDSARGSLVTDVRVDGRSRGEQATALPSGFSWGTWHNVSVELRGTRMTVEVTGDRLRDPVAVQRREVPAAAVRPGAVGAAARGSGAAADNVGAAALYRPVTSRVDPPRTGKLLTAYSDEFDTPAVPGTSPGSPWQWVRGPAAGVTVGGGSLSWPTQDAELYLGDNRASVLLRDAPQGDYTVETRMRFAPDRTAQQAGLVLYENDDRWFKLVHSVLPLTNGNGALLHVSEFGKEGERPTTTPPTAVANAPMFGGPTADTLWLRMTYHHDAVNQEHEVRAFTSRDGVHWSAGSVWTLPVRGELKIGLISLNRSGALADFDYVRTYRDR from the coding sequence ATGAGACGCGTGCGAAGAACCGTCCGCTCCCGTTCCGTTCCCCCGTGGGCGGCCGCGGTCGCCGCCCTGCTCTGGCTGTTCACCCTCGCGACGGCGCCGTCCCACGGTGCGCAGAACCGTCCGTCCGCGGCGACGACGTATACGAACCCGGTCTCCGCCGGGGCCGTGGACACCTTTCCCGATCCCGCGATGATCCGGGGCAAGGACGGCCTCTGGTACGCGTACGGCACACAGAATCCGGTGCTGCAGAGCGAGGGCGAGGACGGGGAGCGCATGCTGCCGATCCTGCGCTCGGCCGACATGGTGACCTGGGAGTACGCCGGAGAGGTCTTCACTCCCGCGAACAAGCCTGCCTGGCACAACGGTTCGCGGCTCTGGGCGCCCGATGTCCACTACGCGTTCGGGCTGTACTACCTCTACTACTCCGTGCCCGGGCGCAACACCGTGGGTCTCGCCACGTCGGCCGGCCCCACGGGCCCCTGGACGGACCGGGGCGCTGTGCTGCCCGCGCCGAGCGGCTGCCCGGCCGGCAACATCGACCAGGCGCAGTTCACCGACACGGACGGCACGCCCTATCTGTACTGGGGCAGTTACGACACGATCTGCGTCGCGAGGATGAACGGCGACCGGACCCGGACCGAGGGTGAGGTCACGCAGATCGCCCGTGGTCGCCGTGTGGAGGGCGCCTTCGTCGTGCGGCGCGACGACTTCTACTACCTGTTCTACTCCGACGCGGGCTGCTGCGACGGCGCCTACAGCGGCTATCAGGTGAAGGCGGGCCGCTCGACGAGTCCCACCGGTCCGTTCGTGGACGACGAGGGCACCGATCTGATGGCCCTCACCAGCAAGGCCGGTGTGGTCGCCGGTGCGAACGGCAACCGTTGGATCGGTCCGGGCCACAACGCGATCCAGACCGATCTGTCCGGACAGGACTGGCTGGTCTACCACGGCATCCCCTCCGAGGCCCCCGACCTCGCACCGGCGTCGAACGGCACGCTGAAGCTGACACGGCGTCCGATGCTCATCGACCGGCTCGACTGGATCGACGGATGGCCCGTCGTCCGGGCGGGTGCGGGGCCGTCGGACGGTCCGACGGCCGCTCCGGTCACCGCATGGGCCGCGGGCGGAACCTTCAACGAGGGGGGTCTCTCCGGCTGGCGCGCCGAGGGCAGCGGGACCGCCGGCTGGTCCGCCGCGACGGATCCGGACGCCCGCGGCCATGCCGTGCACGCCCCGGCCGGCTCCGGGACGGAGGCCGCATACCTCGTCTCCGGCGGTCGCGCACCCGCGGCACTGCGGGCCGAGGCCGACCTCAGAGTGACGGCGGCGGGTGGTGCGGCGGGCGTGACCGTGGCCCATCGGGACCCCGGCAACCGCATCGTGGCCTGGCTCGACAGCGCACGTGGGTCCCTGGTCACCGATGTACGGGTGGACGGCAGGAGTCGCGGCGAGCAGGCCACCGCGCTGCCGTCCGGCTTCTCCTGGGGCACCTGGCACAACGTGTCCGTGGAGCTGCGCGGTACCCGGATGACGGTGGAGGTGACCGGCGACCGGCTCCGGGACCCGGTGGCCGTGCAGAGGCGTGAGGTGCCCGCCGCGGCTGTCCGCCCGGGCGCTGTCGGAGCCGCGGCCCGCGGTTCGGGGGCCGCGGCGGACAACGTGGGCGCGGCGGCCCTGTACCGGCCGGTGACCTCCCGGGTGGATCCGCCCCGGACCGGGAAGCTGCTCACCGCGTACAGCGACGAGTTCGACACCCCCGCGGTCCCGGGAACGTCCCCCGGTTCCCCCTGGCAATGGGTGCGGGGCCCGGCCGCCGGGGTCACCGTGGGGGGCGGTTCGCTCTCCTGGCCGACGCAGGACGCCGAGCTCTACCTGGGCGACAACCGGGCCTCCGTCCTCCTGCGGGACGCACCGCAGGGCGACTACACCGTCGAGACGAGGATGCGGTTCGCACCGGACCGCACGGCGCAGCAGGCGGGGCTCGTGCTGTACGAGAACGACGACCGCTGGTTCAAGCTCGTCCACTCCGTGCTGCCGCTCACCAACGGCAACGGAGCCCTGCTCCATGTCAGCGAGTTCGGCAAGGAGGGCGAACGCCCCACCACCACCCCGCCGACCGCCGTCGCCAATGCCCCGATGTTCGGGGGGCCCACGGCCGACACCCTGTGGCTCCGGATGACGTACCACCACGACGCCGTGAACCAGGAACACGAGGTCCGCGCCTTCACCAGCCGCGACGGCGTCCATTGGTCGGCCGGCAGCGTCTGGACCCTCCCCGTACGGGGCGAGCTGAAGATCGGCCTCATCTCACTCAACCGCTCGGGCGCGCTCGCCGACTTCGACTACGTGCGGACCTACCGGGATCGATGA
- a CDS encoding class F sortase: MAAQQPSDTESASPALGRSLLWPAVAVGLGFLLVYNSFDASAGVPPPVAAVAPTRAPASSPAAASPAPVPSPSPSVESYGLSRSEPERIRIKKIAVDAPFTPLAIGPSGRLDAPPVNDRNLAGWFKDGATPGERGTSVVAGHVDTMTGPAVFLLLGTLKPGNKVSITREDGIVTVFKVDSVETFSKANFPDERVYADNGTAQLRLITCGGEYDKKAKDYKDNVVVFAHLAGVRPA; encoded by the coding sequence ATGGCCGCCCAGCAGCCGTCCGACACAGAGTCCGCTTCTCCTGCCCTCGGCCGTTCCCTGCTGTGGCCCGCCGTGGCGGTGGGTCTGGGCTTCCTCCTCGTCTACAACTCCTTCGACGCCTCGGCAGGAGTGCCGCCGCCCGTCGCCGCCGTGGCTCCGACGCGGGCGCCCGCGTCCTCTCCCGCTGCGGCCTCGCCCGCGCCCGTTCCGTCGCCCTCCCCGTCCGTCGAGTCCTACGGGCTGTCCCGGTCCGAGCCCGAGCGGATCAGGATCAAGAAGATCGCCGTCGACGCCCCCTTCACACCGCTGGCCATCGGTCCGTCGGGGCGGCTGGACGCGCCGCCCGTGAACGACAGGAATCTGGCCGGCTGGTTCAAGGACGGAGCCACCCCCGGTGAGCGCGGCACCTCGGTCGTCGCCGGTCATGTCGACACCATGACGGGCCCCGCCGTGTTCCTGCTGCTCGGGACGCTCAAGCCCGGCAACAAGGTGAGCATCACCCGCGAGGACGGCATCGTCACCGTGTTCAAGGTGGATTCGGTCGAGACGTTCAGCAAGGCGAACTTCCCCGACGAGCGGGTGTACGCCGACAACGGCACCGCCCAGCTCCGCTTGATCACCTGTGGCGGCGAGTACGACAAGAAGGCGAAGGACTACAAGGACAACGTGGTGGTGTTCGCCCACCTGGCAGGCGTCAGGCCCGCGTGA
- a CDS encoding ROK family protein — MAMHSQGGPLSRLRRGHEELVLGLLRRHGPQSRAELGRRAGLSRTTLYDIVGTLVASGAVVPSAANPGPRRRGRPVEHLTLNPAAGQAIGIDFARRAVHVAAANVAHEVIGSASAAHGPGLSWERRVELAEQLVESISGSTPRLTALGSTGAVGVGVVGPVRLTREGQVPDGPLAALTELLGKRFGAPVLLDNNTRLAALAECAWGAAAGYRDVLYLRLSHGVGGGLVVNGSLHRGVDGLAGELGHITADPAGVPCECGGTGCLETVASVGAVLDAYRSLGGTAEDVTALLAASDSGEPAAHEVLAAAGARTGAVLAAVVNAVGPGVIVLGGELARAGDALLGPVGQALDSHVLPFARDGVTLRRAALDEAGGALGGVALALHESPLLARYPGTEDPEDVL, encoded by the coding sequence ATGGCCATGCACTCTCAAGGTGGCCCGCTGTCACGGCTCAGACGCGGGCACGAGGAACTCGTACTCGGCCTGCTGCGCAGGCACGGACCGCAGAGCCGAGCCGAGCTCGGACGCCGCGCGGGACTGTCCCGCACCACGCTGTACGACATCGTCGGGACGCTGGTCGCGAGCGGAGCCGTCGTGCCGTCCGCGGCGAACCCCGGCCCTCGCCGGCGCGGCCGTCCCGTCGAGCACCTCACGCTCAACCCCGCGGCCGGGCAGGCCATCGGAATCGACTTCGCGCGCCGCGCCGTCCATGTGGCGGCGGCCAATGTGGCCCATGAGGTGATCGGTTCGGCGAGTGCGGCCCATGGGCCCGGGCTCTCCTGGGAGCGAAGGGTCGAACTGGCCGAGCAGCTCGTGGAGTCGATCTCCGGATCGACGCCGCGGCTGACGGCTCTCGGCTCGACGGGGGCGGTCGGCGTCGGTGTCGTGGGGCCGGTCCGGCTGACCCGGGAGGGGCAGGTGCCGGACGGTCCCCTGGCGGCTCTCACAGAGCTGCTGGGCAAGCGGTTCGGCGCGCCCGTGCTGCTGGACAACAACACCCGTCTCGCCGCGCTCGCCGAGTGCGCTTGGGGAGCGGCGGCGGGCTACCGGGACGTGCTCTACCTGCGGCTGTCGCACGGGGTGGGCGGCGGCCTCGTCGTGAACGGTTCGCTGCACCGGGGCGTGGACGGCCTCGCGGGCGAGCTCGGGCACATAACCGCCGATCCCGCGGGCGTGCCGTGCGAGTGCGGCGGCACCGGCTGCCTGGAGACGGTCGCTTCGGTGGGCGCCGTCCTCGACGCCTACCGAAGCCTGGGCGGAACCGCCGAGGACGTCACCGCCCTGCTGGCCGCGAGCGACAGCGGAGAGCCTGCCGCGCACGAGGTGCTCGCCGCGGCCGGGGCCCGGACAGGTGCGGTACTCGCCGCGGTCGTCAACGCCGTCGGGCCCGGAGTCATCGTGCTGGGCGGCGAACTCGCCCGCGCGGGAGATGCCCTGCTGGGACCGGTCGGGCAAGCCCTCGACAGCCATGTACTGCCGTTCGCCCGGGACGGTGTGACGCTGCGGCGAGCCGCGCTCGACGAGGCGGGCGGTGCACTCGGCGGCGTGGCTCTCGCCCTTCATGAATCGCCGCTGCTCGCCCGCTATCCGGGCACCGAAGACCCCGAGGACGTCCTATGA
- a CDS encoding ABC transporter ATP-binding protein, whose protein sequence is MNDAKISFRQVSRTFPMKNSLFTALDQVSLDIGDEEFVTVVGPSGCGKSTLLNLAAGLTTPTGGEVLVDGRPVTGPGPDRGVIFQQYALFPWLTVRGNVEFGLKLASVPRAERRRRAERAIELVGLSDFAEALPKTLSGGMKQRCAIARAYAVDPQVLLMDEPFGALDALTRVQLQDRLLDTWSRERRTVLFVTHDVDEAVYLARRVVVMAARPGRIHSVIDVDLPYPRTEAIRLSPEFARIRNTVWQAVYHQAPVAPVA, encoded by the coding sequence ATGAACGACGCCAAAATCTCCTTCCGGCAGGTGTCCCGGACCTTCCCGATGAAGAACTCGCTGTTCACGGCCCTGGACCAGGTGTCGCTGGACATCGGCGACGAGGAGTTCGTCACCGTCGTCGGCCCATCCGGGTGCGGCAAGAGCACCCTGCTCAATCTGGCCGCCGGACTCACCACGCCGACCGGGGGCGAGGTCCTCGTCGACGGCCGGCCGGTCACCGGTCCCGGACCGGACAGGGGCGTCATCTTCCAGCAGTACGCGCTCTTCCCCTGGCTGACGGTGCGCGGCAACGTCGAGTTCGGGCTGAAGCTGGCATCCGTACCCCGGGCGGAACGAAGGCGCAGGGCCGAGCGTGCCATCGAACTGGTGGGGCTGTCCGACTTCGCGGAGGCACTGCCCAAGACGCTGTCCGGCGGGATGAAGCAGCGCTGCGCCATCGCCCGTGCCTACGCGGTGGATCCGCAGGTGCTGCTGATGGACGAGCCGTTCGGAGCGCTGGACGCCCTGACACGGGTTCAGCTTCAGGACCGGCTCCTGGACACCTGGAGCCGGGAGCGGCGCACAGTCCTGTTCGTCACGCACGACGTGGACGAGGCCGTCTACCTCGCCCGGCGCGTCGTGGTGATGGCGGCACGGCCGGGCCGTATCCACTCGGTGATCGACGTCGACCTGCCCTATCCGCGTACCGAGGCCATCCGGCTCTCCCCCGAATTCGCCCGCATCCGCAACACGGTCTGGCAGGCGGTCTACCACCAGGCTCCGGTAGCGCCGGTCGCCTGA